In Drosophila simulans strain w501 chromosome 3R, Prin_Dsim_3.1, whole genome shotgun sequence, a single window of DNA contains:
- the LOC6727654 gene encoding trithorax group protein osa isoform X9: MNEKIKSPQTQQQQQGGAPAPAATPPSAGAAPGGATPPTSGPPTPNNNSNNGSDPSIQQQQQNVAPHPYGAPPPPGSGPGGPPGPDPAAVMHYHHLHQQQQQHPPPPHMQQQQHHGGPAPPPPGGAPEHAPGVKEEYAHLPPPHPHPAYGRYHADPNMDPYRYGQPLPGGKPPQQQQPHPQQQPPQQPGPGGSPNRPPQQRYIPGQPPQGPTPTLNSLLQSSNPPPPPQHRYANTYDPQQAAASAAAAAAAQQQQAGGPPPPGHGPPPPQHQPSPYGGQQGGWAPPPRPYSPQLGPSQQYRTPPPTNTSRGQSPYPPAHGQNSGSYPSSPQQQQQQQQQQQQQQAGQQPGGPVPGGPPPGAGQQPPQQNTPPTSQYSPYPQRYPTPPGLPAGGSNHRTAYSTHQYPEPNRPWPGGSSPSPGSGHPLPPASPHHVPPLQQQPPPPPHVSAGGPPPSSSPGHAPSPSPQPSQASPSPHQELIGQNSNDSSSGGAHSGMGSGPPGTPNPQQVMRPTPSPTGSSGSRSMSPAVAQNHPISRPASNQSSSGGPMQQPPVGAGGPPPMPPHPGMPGGPPQQQQSQQQQASNSASSASNSPQQTPPPAPPPNQVMNNMATPPPPPQGAAGGGYPMPPHMHGGYKMGGPGQSPGAQGYPPQQPQQYPPGNYPPRPQYPPGAYATGPPPPPTSQAGAGGANSMPSGAQAGGYPGRGMPNHTGQYPPYQWVPPSPQQAVPGGAPGGAMVGNHVQGKGTPPPPVVGGPPPPQGSGSPRPLNYLKQHLQHKGGYGGSPTPPQGPQGYGNGPTGMHPGMPMGPPHHMGPPHGPTNMGPPTSTPPQSQMLQGGQPQGQGQGASGGPESGGPEHISQDNGISSSGPTGAAGMHAVTSVVTTGPDGTPMDEVSQQSTLSNASAASGEDPQCTTPKSRKNDPYSQSHLAPPSTSPHPVVMHPGGGPGEEYDMSSPPNWPRPAGSPQVFNHVPVPQEPFRSTITTTKKSDSLCKLYEMDDNPDRRGWLDKLRAFMEERRTPITACPTISKQPLDLYRLYIYVKERGGFVEVTKSKTWKDIAGLLGIGASSSAAYTLRKHYTKNLLTFECHFDRGDIDPLPIIQQVEAGSKKKTAKAASVPSPGGGHLDAGTTNSTGSSNSQDSFPAPPGSAPNAAIDGYPGYPGGSPYPGASGPQPDYAAAGQMQRPPSQNNPQTPHPGSPYPSQPGAYGQYGSSDQYNATGPPGQPFGQGPGQYPPQNRNMYPPYGPEGEAPPTGANQYGPYGSRPYSQPPPGGPQPPAQTVAGGPPAGGAPGAPPSSAYPTGRPSQQDYYQPPPDQSPQPRRHPDFIKDSQPYPGYNARPQIYGAWQSGTQQYRPQYPSSPAPQNWGGAPPRGAAPPPGAPHGPPIQQPAGVAQWDQHRYPPQQGPPPPPQQQQQPQQQQQQPPYQQVAGPPGQQPPQAPPQWAQMNPGQTAQSGIAPPGSPLRPPSGPGQQNRMPGMPAQQQQSQQQGGVPQPPPQQASHGGVPSPGLPQVGPGGMVKPPYAMPPPPSQGVGQQVGQGPPGGMMSQKPPPMPGQAMQQQPLQQQPPPHQHPHPHQHPQHQHPHQMPPNQTAPGGYGPPGMPGGGAQLVKKELIFPHDSVESTTPVLYRRKRLTKADVCPVDPWRIFMAMRSGLLTECTWALDVLNVLLFDDSTVQFFGISNLPGLLTLLLEHFQKNLAEMFDERENEEQSALLAEDADDDADSGTVMCEKLRTSGRQPRCVRSISSYNRRRHYENMDRSGKNGAGNGSDSEDADEGIDLGQVRVQPNPEERSLLLSFTPNYTMVTRKGVPVRIQPAENDIFVDERQKAWDIDTNRLYEQLEPVGSDAWTYGFTEPDPLDGIIDVFKSEIVNIPFARYIRSDKKGKKRTELASSSRKSEIKSEENSTEEQTFNKKRRLVSGGSSSSGVHAEGKKSKLTSEEFAQPNAEVKKEPGTADSDCRPVDMDIEAPQQRLTNGVAPSSSTPAIFDPRTTAKDEARVLQRRRDSSFEDECYTRDEASLHLVSESQDSLARRCIALSNIFRNLTFVPGNETVLAKSTRFLAVLGRLLLLNHEHLRRTPKTRNYDREEDTDFSDSCSSLQGEREWWWDYLITIRENMLVAMANIAGHLELSRYDELIARPLIDGLLHWAVCPSAHGQDPFPSCGPNSVLSPQRLALEALCKLCVTDANVDLVIATPPFSRLEKLCAVLTRHLCRNEDQVLREFSVNLLHYLAAADSAMARTVALQSPCISYLVAFIEQAEQTALGVANQHGINYLRENPDSMGTSLDMLRRAAGTLLHLAKHPDNRSLFMQQEQRLLGLVMSHILDQQVALIISRVLYQVSRGTGPIHSVEFRLLQQRQQQQLRPGPAEKQAASAGGSATVKAETASTETSSTEAKPAPAATTAVVNDENSNSSQQLPPAATFNDVSNSSTNSNSCGTASSNQTNNSTTNSSHSSSAISSQSAITVAAPSAAATGAPSATAAAIASDQQQVSKAAAAAAAAAALSNASAAAAAAAAAAAASVGPPTSSSVSAGAAVAQPAAPPPTNAGTTTAVA; this comes from the exons ATGAATGAGAAAATAAAGTCGCCGcaaacacagcagcagcagcaaggtGGCGCTCCCGCCcctgctgccacgcccccatcgGCTGGAGCGGCACCTGGTGGCGCTACACCGCCAACCTCGGGCCCGCCCACGcccaacaataacagcaacaacggcagcgatcccagcatccagcagcaacaacaaaatgttgccCCACATCCATACGGCGCACCACCGCCCCCAGGATCTGGTCCTGGAGGACCACCAGGACCGGACCCAGCTGCAGTCATGCACTATCATCAtctgcaccagcagcaacagcagcatccgcCACCACCCCatatgcagcaacagcagcaccacgGCGGacctgcaccaccaccgcccGGAGGAGCACCTGAGCATGCGCCCGGTGTCAAGGAGGAGTACGCTCACTTGCCGCcgcctcatccacatccagcgTACGGTCGCTACCACGCCGATCCCAACATGGATCCCTATCGCTATGGCCAGCCGCTGCCAGGTGGAAAGCctccacagcaacaacagccacatcCTCAACAGCAACCCCCGCAGCAACCGGGGCCCGGTGGCTCACCCAATCGTCCGCCGCAGCAGCGCTACATACCCGGGCAGCCGCCGCAGGGACCCACGCCAACGTTAAACTCTCTGCTCCAGTCCTCGAAtccgccgcctccgccgcaGCATCGCTACGCCAACACCTACGATCCCCAGCAGGCGGCCGCTTCGGCGGCAGCGGCTGCGGCGgctcagcaacagcaggccgGTGGACCCCCTCCACCAGGACACGGACCGCCGCCACCGCAGCACCAGCCATCGCCGTATGGAGGGCAACAGGGCGGTTGGGCACCGCCACCAAGGCCCTACAGTCCGCAACTGGGACCGTCGCAGCAGTACAGGACACCACCACCG ACAAACACTTCCAGGGGTCAGTCACCCTATCCGCCAGCTCACGGTCAAAATTCAGGTTCCTATCCTAGttcgccgcagcagcaacagcaacaacagcagcagcagcagcaacagcaggcgggTCAGCAGCCCGGCGGTCCTGTGCCGGGCGGACCACCTCCGGGTGCCGgacagcagccgccgcagcagaACACACCGCCAACATCTCAATATTCGCCGTACCCGCAACGCTATCCAACACCGCCGGGTCTGCCGGCGGGCGGATCCAACCATCGAACTGCCTACTCGACGCACCAG TATCCCGAACCGAATCGACCTTGGCCAGGTGGGTCGTCGCCCAGTCCCGGTTCCGGACATCCCTTGCCGCCCGCCTCACCGCACCACGTGccgccactgcagcagcagccgccaccaccgccacacGTCAGCGCCGGCGGACCTCCTCCCAGCAGCAGTCCGGGCCATGCGCCCAGTCCATCGCCACAACCATCGCAGGCGTCGCCCTCGCCGCACCAG GAGCTAATTGGACAGAACAGCAACGACAGCTCCAGCGGCGGGGCGCACAGTGGCATGGGCTCCGGTCCGCCAGGCACACCCAATCCCCAACAGGTGATGCGACCCACACCCTCGCCCACAGGCTCCTCCGGTTCGCGTTCCATGTCCCCGGCAGTCG CTCAAAACCATCCAATCTCGCGTCCGGCGAGCAACCAATCAAGCAGCGGTGGGCCCATGCAACAGCCGCCGGTTGGGGCAGGAGGTCCACCGCCGATGCCACCGCATCCGGGAATGCCAGGAGGTCCgccccaacagcagcaatctcagcagcaacaagcatCGAATTCGGCCTCGTCGGCGAGCAATTCGCCGCAGCAGACGCCACCGCCGGCTCCGCCGCCCAACCAGGTTATGAACAacatggccacgcccccaccaccaccgcaaGGGGCAGCTGGAGGTGGTTACCCGATGCCACCGCACATGCACGGCGGCTACAAGATGGGCGGACCGGGCCAGAGTCCCGGTGCTCAGGGATATCCAccgcagcagccacagcaatATCCACCAG GGAACTATCCGCCACGCCCGCAGTATCCGCCTGGCGCCTACGCCACCGGTCCACCTCCGCCACCCACAAGTCAAGCAGGAGCTGGTGGTGCCAACAGCATGCCCTCTGGTGCTCAAGCTGGTGGCTACCCGGGCCGAGGTATGCCCAACCACACTGGCCAATATCCACCGTACCAGTGGGTACCGCCATCGCCGCAACAGGCTGTGCCCGGAGGAGCTCCCGGTGGTGCGATGGTAGGCAATCACGTGCAAGGCAAGGGCACACCACCACCTCCAGTTGTGGGcgggccaccaccaccgcagGGCAGTGGATCACCGCGTCCACTTAACTATCTGAAGCAGCATTTACAGCACAAGGGCGGCTATGGTGGAAGTCCGACACCGCCGCAGGGGCCACAGGGGTACGGCAACGGGCCGACCGGAATGCATCCTGGCATGCCAATGGGGCCACCCCACCACATGGGACCCCCGCACGGACCCACCAACATGGGTCCACCCACTAGCACGCCGCCGCAATCCCAAATGCTCCAAGGCGGCCAGCCCCAGGGTCAGGGACAGGGTGCCAGTGGCGGACCGGAAAGCGGTGGACCGGAGCATATATCACAGGACAACGGGATAAGCTCCTCGGGACCTACGGGTGCTGCGGGAATGCATGCGGTCACATCGGTGGTCACCACTGGGCCAGATGGAACGCCCATGGATGAAGTCAGTCAGCAGAGCACGCTTTCGAATGCATCAGCAG CATCCGGCGAAGATCCACAATGCACCACACCAAAGTCGCGAAAGAATGATCCCTATAGCCAAAGTCACTTAGCCCCGCCGAGCACGTCGCCCCACCCAGTTGTGATGCATCCAGGTGGTGGCCCCGGTGAAGAATACGATATGAGTTCGCCACCCAACTGGCCACGTCCGGCTGGTAGCCCT CAGGTGTTCAACCACGTTCCGGTGCCGCAAGAGCCGTTCCGCAGCACTATCACCACGACCAAGAAGTCGGACTCGTTGTGCAAACTGTACGAAATGGACGACAACCCGGACCGGCGAGGCTGGCTGGACAAGCTGCGGGCTTTCATGGAAGAGCGGCGCACTCCGATCACAGCCTGCCCCACCATCTCAAAACAGCCACTCGATTTATATAggttatatatttatgtaaaagAACGTGGCGGATTCGTCGAG GTGACCAAGAGCAAGACCTGGAAGGATATTGCCGGACTCCTGGGCATCGGGGCGAGTAGCAGTGCGGCATACACACTGCGAAAGCACTACACCAAGAACCTATTGACCTTCGAGTGCCACTTCGATCGCGGTGACATCGATCCTCTGCCGATCATTCAGCAGGTGGAGGCGGGCAGCAAGAAGAAGACGGCCAAGGCTGCTTCGGTTCCTTCGCCA GGTGGTGGACATTTGGATGCTGGAACTACGAACTCCACAGGCTCGTCGAACTCACAGGACTCGTTCCCGGCTCCGCCAGGTTCCGCACCAAACGCCGCGATCGATGGCTATCCCGGCTACCCGGGCGGCAGTCCGTATCCGGGAGCAAGTGGACCGCAGCCGGATTATGCGGCAGCGGGTCAGATGCAGCGTCCGCCCTCCCAAAACAACCCGCAGACTCCTCACCCCG GCTCACCCTACCCATCACAGCCTGGAGCTTACGGGCAGTACGGCTCGAGCGATCAGTACAACGCCACTGGGCCACCCGGCCAGCCATTCGGACAGGGTCCAGGACAATATCCGCCGCAGAACCGAAACATGTACCCTCCCTACGGGCCGGAGGGGGAAGC TCCTCCAACTGGTGCCAATCAGTACGGCCCCTACGGCAGCCGACCCTACAGCCAGCCTCCACCGGGAGGTCCTCAGCCGCCAGCGCAGACGGTTGCGGGTGGACCGCCGGCCGGCGGAGCTCCAGGAGCACCACCCAGCAGCGCCTATCCCACGGGCAGGCCCTCCCAGCAGGACTACTATCAACCACCACCAGATCAA agtCCACAACCGCGAAGGCATCCCGATTTTATCAAAGACTCACAGCCCTATCCAGGCTACAATGCTAGGCCTCAAATTTATG gTGCTTGGCAAAGCGGTACCCAGCAGTACCGGCCACAATACCCATCATCGCCTGCTCCGCAAAACTGGGGAGGTGCTCCGCCACGCGGTGCTGCACCTCCGCCAGGCGCACCACATGGACCGCCCATCCAGCAGCCGGCAGGAGTGGCTCAATGGGATCAGCACCGCTATCCGCCTCAACAAGgtcctccgccgccacctcagcagcaacagcagcctcaacagcaacagcagcaaccgccGTATCAGCAGGTGGCTGGACCTCCTGGGCAGCAGCCGCCTCAGGCGCCGCCACAGTGGGCACAGATGAACCCCGGGCAAACTGCGCAATCAGGAATAGCACCTCCGGGCTCACCACTGCGCCCGCCCTCGGGGCCAGGCCAGCAGAATAGGATGCCCGGCATGCcggcacagcagcaacagtcgcAACAACAAGGTGGAGTTCCGCAGCCACCGCCGCAACAGGCATCCCACGGCGGCGTTCCATCGCCAGGATTGCCACAAGTGGGACCCGGTGGAATGGTTAAGCCACCTTACGCTATGCCACCGCCACCATCACAGGGTGTGGGTCAACAAGTGGGCCAGGGGCCACCCGGCGGCATGATGTCGCAAAAGCCACCGCCGATGCCGGGACAGGCAATGCAGCAACAGcctttgcagcagcagcctccCCCGCACCAACACCCACATCCCCATCAGCATCCGCAGCACCAGCATCCGCACCAAATGCCGCCAAACCAGACTGCCCCCGGTGGATATGGTCCTCCAGGAATGCCCGGAGGTGGAGCGCAGCTGGTAAAGAAGGAGCTGATCTTTCCACATGACAGCGTGGAATCCACCACGCCTGTACTTTACCGAAGAAAGCGGCTCACGAAGGCGGACGTGTGCCCGGTGGATCCATGGCGTATATTCATGGCCATGCGATCTGGTCTGCTGACCGAGTGCACGTGGGCACTAGATGTGCTTAATGTGCTATTATTCGATGACTCAACAGTCCAGTTCTTTGGCATTTCAAACCTGCCCGGCCTGTTGACTCTGCTGCTTGAACACTTTCAGAAGAATCTCGCCGAGATGTTCGACGAACGGGAAAACGAGGAGCAGTCCGCTCTGCTGGCGGAAGATGCGGATGACGACGCGGACAGCGGCACAGTGATGTGCGAAAAGCTGCGGACCAGCGGACGGCAACCTCGATGTGTgcgcagcatcagcagctaCAACCGCAGGCGGCATTATGAGAATATGGATCGCAGTGGCAAGAATGGAGCCGGCAATGGCAGCGACTCAGAAGACGCCGACGAGGGAATTGATTTGGGTCAAGTGCGAGTACAGCCTAATCCTGAGGAGCGCTCACTGCTGCTCTCCTTTACGCCCAACTACACGATGGTCACGCGAAAGGGTGTGCCAGTGCGCATACAGCCCGCCGAGAACGACATATTTGTGGACGAGCGCCAGAAGGCGTGGGACATAGACACCAACCGCCTGTATGAGCAGCTAGAACCCGTAGGCAGCGATGCCTGGACGTACGGGTTCACAGAGCCAGATCCCTTAGACGGCATTATTGACGTCTTCAAGTCGGAGATAGTTAACATTCCATTTGCACGCTACATCCGCTCTGACAAGAAGGGAAAAAAGCGAACGGAGTTGGCTTCCTCATCCAGGAAGTCAGAAATAAAGTCGGAGGAGAATAGTACCGAGGAACAGACGTTTAACAAGAAACGGCGATTGGTAAgcggaggcagcagcagcagcggagtCCACGCCGAAGGCAAGAAGTCCAAGCTGACGAGTGAGGAATTCGCCCAACCAAACGCCGAAGTCAAAAAGGAGCCAGGTACGGCGGACAGCGATTGTCGCCCCGTTGATATGGATATCGAAGCACCGCAGCAACGTCTGACCAATGGTGTGGCACCCAGCTCCTCGACTCCCGCCATTTTTGATCCCCGGACGACTGCCAAAGATGAAGCGCGGGTGCTTCAGCGAAGGCGTGACTCCAGCTTTGAGGATGAGTGCTACACACGAGATGAGGCGTCGCTGCACCTGGTCAGCGAGAGCCAAGACTCGTTAGCGCGGCGCTGCATCGCTCTCTCCAACATCTTCCGCAACCTGACATTTGTGCCCGGCAACGAGACGGTGCTGGCCAAGTCTACCAGATTTCTGGCGGTTCTTGGTCGACTGCTGCTCCTGAACCACGAGCACTTGCGGCGCACACCGAAGACGCGTAACTACGATCGCGAGGAGGATACGGACTTCAGTGACTCGTGCAGTTCGCTGCAGGGTGAACGTGAATGGTGGTGGGACTATCTGATTACCATTCGGGAGAATATGCTGGTTGCCATGGCCAACATTGCTGGACACTTGGAGCTGTCGCGCTACGATGAGCTGATTGCCCGCCCCTTGATCGACGGCCTGCTGCACTGGGCCGTATGCCCGAGTGCTCATGGACAGGATCCGTTCCCGTCATGCGGACCCAACAGTGTTCTCTCGCCACAACGACTGGCACTCGAGGCTCTTTGCAAGCTGTGCGTGACGGACGCCAATGTTGACCTCGTCATTGCCACTCCACCATTCTCGCGACTGGAAAAGCTGTGCGCCGTGCTTACCCGACATCTGTGCCGCAACGAGGATCAGGTGCTGCGAGAGTTCTCTGTGAACCTGCTGCACTACCTTGCCGCTGCTGACAGCGCCATGGCTCGGACCGTGGCGCTTCAGTCTCCGTGCATCTCATACCTGGTGGCCTTCATCGAGCAGGCCGAACAGACGGCGCTAGGCGTGGCGAACCAGCACGGAATCAACTACCTGCGCGAGAATCCCGACTCGATGGGTACCAGCCTGGACATGCTGCGGAGAGCTGCCGGCACCCTGCTCCATCTGGCCAAGCATCCGGACAACCGGTCGCTGTTCATGCAACAAGAACAGCGGCTGCTTGGTCTGGTCATGTCGCACATCCTGGACCAACAGGTGGCTCTGATTATTTCGCGTGTTCTTTACCAAGTGTCGCGAGGAACCGGCCCTATTCACTCCGTGGAGTTCCgtctgctgcagcagcggcaacaacaacagctgcgaCCTGGTCCTGCTGAGAAGCAAGCAGCCAGTGCAGGAGGAAGTGCGACAGTAAAAGCGGAGACTGCATCGACGGAAACGAGTTCCACTGAAGCGAAGCCCGCACCAGCAGCCACTACGGCAGTGGTCAACGATGAGAACAGCAACAGTAGCCAGCAGTTGCCGCCGGCAGCGACGTTCAACGACgtgagcaacagcagcaccaacagcaacagctgcggTACGGCCAGCAGCAACCAGACGAATaacagcaccaccaacagcagccacaGTAGCAGTGCAATCAGCAGCCAATCGGCTATCACGGTAGCCGCTCCatcagcagccgcaacaggaGCACCatcagcgacagcagcagcgattGCCAGCGATCAGCAGCAGGTGAGCAAGgcggctgcagctgcggcCGCTGCTGCGGCTTTGAGCAATGCCAGTGCAgcggccgcagcagctgcggcggcggcagctgcttcCGTTGGTCCGCCCACATCGTCGAGCGTGTCCGCCGGAGCAGCGGTCGCTCAACCAGCGGCACCTCCACCAACCAATGCAGGAACAACGACAGCCGTTGCGTAG